In one Chryseobacterium culicis genomic region, the following are encoded:
- a CDS encoding multicopper oxidase domain-containing protein, producing the protein MKKLLLPVLFGLTIISLTACKHPGKETETITAVVPENTDDISKEVYMDSYGEKIEVTINNTKNTATIHLNGKTFDLKKSDALPEYTASNEEYQYSDIKGNITFLKKNVDMVLFHLKQAKKESGPAKMASY; encoded by the coding sequence ATGAAAAAATTATTATTACCAGTCCTTTTTGGATTGACCATTATTTCCCTAACAGCGTGTAAACATCCCGGAAAAGAAACTGAAACCATCACGGCTGTTGTTCCCGAAAATACAGATGATATCTCAAAAGAGGTGTATATGGACAGCTATGGAGAAAAGATAGAAGTAACCATCAACAACACCAAAAATACAGCAACAATCCATTTAAACGGCAAAACTTTTGACCTTAAAAAAAGTGATGCTTTACCTGAATATACAGCCTCCAATGAAGAGTATCAATACTCTGATATTAAAGGCAATATCACTTTCCTGAAAAAGAATGTAGATATGGTTCTGTTCCACCTTAAACAGGCAAAAAAAGAGTCTGGTCC